From Echinicola soli, a single genomic window includes:
- a CDS encoding glycoside hydrolase family 2 protein, which yields MRSKLLLLALTILYSITFAGAQERIEYQRIYLSGKDAASAVDWDFKVSNGRKAGKWQKIPVPSNWELHGFGIYNYGHDHSRKDRTLGKETGQYKHSFTVPASWDGKTINIVFAGSMTDTEVKINGQLAGEIHQGAFYEFKYDISKLVRFGQENLLEVKVAKHSANESVNRAERQADFWIFGGIFRPVYLEILPEAHFSRIAIDAKASGNFEALLTTNIPLEKANVNVRITDLQANSELGEFTASLQGESTIVKHDFGKVETWNPENPHLYQATFTLLINEKPVYIQSEKVGFRTVELRDKDGIYVNGTKVVFKGVNRHSFFPTTGRALSNANHLEDIQLMKEMNMNAVRMSHYPPDEAFLDLCDSLGLFVLDEVTGWQDGYDTIVGPKVIKETILKDENHPAVIVWDHGNEGGWDFANEKWFHRWDIQKRPVIYPWLNRNGVDTFHYPIYKDGINRLSNGQNIFMPTEMLHGLYDGGHGANLDDYWTDYMKNPRAAGGFLWVFADEAVVRTDRSDSLDADGNHAPDGIVGSYREKEGSFYTIRDIWSPVQVKPMVVNAHFDGKLILENHYLYTDLEGMQLCWRLKTLTNWEGQESESGEVTLKSILPGEHSQVSLELPEDFGSKDWLEVAVKDKSGRLINTWSWPIPSPAEFTFKQLAEHTDAGEPIHIEQGTRTFQMGNVKVYFDADYALEKVERNGQVIPFSGPVFINEVSSKATHVHQDEQGNYHIEVEYEQYPSSIKWTLYQNGLLKVEAAAPDRSQSGKPYVGIHFDFPEEQVAGIQWLGDGPYRVWQNRLRGARFGAWQKDYNNTVTGYSSLGKLEYPEFKGYHADMFAYRLSTDSGDFSVYTESPGLFFRLFTPAESPYITDGLRVPFPEGDLSFLYKIPAIGTKFHSAKDMGPSSYDRRIVSHHGDRDYPITLWFDFR from the coding sequence ATGAGATCAAAATTATTACTGCTTGCACTCACTATTTTATATTCAATCACCTTCGCAGGAGCTCAAGAGCGCATAGAATACCAAAGAATATACCTTTCCGGAAAAGATGCCGCCAGCGCTGTGGACTGGGATTTTAAGGTTTCTAATGGAAGAAAAGCCGGAAAATGGCAAAAAATCCCTGTCCCCTCCAACTGGGAACTGCATGGCTTTGGCATCTATAATTATGGACATGACCATAGCCGCAAAGACCGTACACTGGGCAAAGAAACGGGGCAATACAAGCATTCCTTTACCGTTCCAGCTAGCTGGGATGGCAAGACCATCAATATTGTCTTTGCAGGCTCCATGACCGATACGGAAGTAAAAATCAATGGGCAATTGGCTGGTGAAATACACCAAGGGGCATTTTATGAGTTTAAGTATGATATCAGCAAATTGGTACGGTTTGGGCAGGAGAATCTGTTGGAGGTGAAAGTGGCCAAACACTCCGCTAATGAATCAGTGAACAGGGCAGAGCGGCAAGCTGATTTTTGGATTTTTGGAGGGATCTTCCGGCCTGTATATTTGGAGATTTTGCCTGAAGCCCACTTTTCCAGAATTGCGATAGATGCCAAAGCTTCGGGAAACTTCGAAGCACTATTGACTACCAACATCCCTTTGGAAAAGGCCAATGTAAATGTCCGCATCACAGACCTTCAGGCCAATTCCGAATTGGGAGAGTTTACCGCATCGCTCCAGGGTGAAAGCACCATAGTAAAGCATGACTTTGGAAAAGTGGAAACCTGGAACCCAGAAAATCCCCATTTATATCAGGCTACGTTTACGCTCTTGATCAATGAAAAACCCGTCTATATCCAGTCTGAGAAAGTAGGCTTCCGTACCGTGGAGCTAAGGGATAAGGATGGTATCTATGTCAATGGCACCAAGGTGGTTTTTAAAGGTGTAAACAGGCATTCTTTTTTTCCTACCACCGGAAGGGCGCTAAGCAATGCCAATCACCTGGAAGATATCCAGCTAATGAAGGAAATGAACATGAATGCTGTCAGAATGAGCCATTATCCTCCTGATGAGGCATTTTTGGATTTGTGTGATTCCTTGGGGCTGTTTGTCCTGGACGAAGTTACGGGCTGGCAAGATGGCTATGACACCATTGTTGGGCCCAAGGTGATCAAAGAAACCATTCTCAAGGATGAAAACCATCCAGCGGTCATTGTCTGGGACCATGGTAACGAAGGAGGTTGGGATTTTGCCAACGAGAAATGGTTTCATCGATGGGATATCCAAAAACGGCCCGTCATCTATCCCTGGCTCAACCGAAACGGCGTCGATACCTTCCATTACCCCATCTACAAGGATGGTATCAATCGCCTCTCCAACGGGCAAAATATCTTTATGCCCACTGAAATGCTCCATGGGTTATATGATGGTGGTCATGGCGCTAACTTAGATGATTATTGGACGGATTATATGAAAAATCCCCGTGCGGCAGGAGGGTTTCTGTGGGTCTTCGCCGATGAGGCAGTCGTCAGAACTGACCGCTCAGACAGCTTGGATGCCGATGGTAACCATGCTCCTGACGGCATTGTCGGCTCCTATCGTGAGAAAGAAGGAAGCTTTTATACCATCAGGGATATTTGGTCACCCGTTCAGGTCAAGCCCATGGTGGTGAATGCCCACTTTGACGGTAAACTCATCCTTGAGAATCACTACTTGTACACGGATTTGGAAGGGATGCAGCTATGCTGGAGGCTCAAAACCTTGACGAATTGGGAAGGACAGGAATCTGAAAGCGGTGAGGTCACGCTTAAAAGTATCTTACCAGGAGAGCACTCTCAAGTATCATTGGAGCTTCCTGAGGATTTTGGTAGCAAGGACTGGTTAGAAGTGGCGGTAAAAGATAAATCCGGAAGACTGATCAACACCTGGTCCTGGCCGATCCCATCCCCTGCTGAATTTACTTTTAAGCAGCTGGCAGAGCATACTGATGCTGGAGAGCCAATCCACATTGAGCAGGGGACGCGAACATTTCAGATGGGTAATGTCAAGGTTTACTTTGACGCAGATTATGCCTTGGAAAAAGTGGAAAGGAATGGTCAGGTGATACCTTTTTCAGGGCCGGTTTTTATAAATGAAGTCAGCTCAAAAGCAACTCATGTTCACCAGGATGAGCAGGGAAATTATCATATAGAGGTCGAATACGAGCAATATCCTTCTTCCATAAAATGGACGCTGTACCAGAATGGATTACTCAAGGTGGAGGCAGCTGCACCAGACAGGAGTCAAAGTGGAAAACCGTATGTCGGCATCCATTTCGACTTTCCCGAAGAGCAGGTAGCAGGAATCCAATGGCTCGGTGATGGCCCATACCGCGTCTGGCAAAACCGTCTTAGAGGAGCCCGGTTTGGAGCGTGGCAAAAGGATTATAACAATACGGTCACAGGATACAGCTCATTGGGCAAGTTGGAATATCCAGAATTTAAAGGCTATCATGCCGATATGTTTGCTTACCGGTTAAGTACTGATAGTGGAGATTTCAGTGTCTACACAGAGAGCCCTGGATTGTTTTTCCGACTGTTTACACCGGCAGAATCTCCTTACATCACAGATGGCTTGAGAGTGCCTTTTCCGGAGGGCGATTTATCTTTCCTTTATAAGATCCCTGCAATTGGCACCAAGTTCCACTCCGCAAAGGACATGGGGCCATCGTCTTATGATCGAAGGATCGTGAGCCATCATGGTGACCGGGACTATCCGATCACCTTATGGTTTGACTTCAGGTAA
- a CDS encoding AAA family ATPase, protein MIQSFKIKNFKSYREAELKLAPLTVMIGANASGKSNAIEAVRFLSWIAQGQKLSSLQFEVNKNDTVIRGKTGDLIHKGSSFFSIGCTICDNKEGQLWDLNIDLDIRDKKEIHISNESMENKSKGEVLYNTIRPTNSMATDISVAYNNFARGGKKPQVICSDQLGIFTQLTRIGVFAPSHKTSRLKIPHVTQLTESLLKSILFLDPSPQSMREYSFIDSNGLLGNGSNISAVLFQLMEKNSDNRVFLLDFIKSLPEQDISDIGFLKGPRGEVMLTLTETFGGYRREIDAGNLSDGTLRVLAIGAALLSAPENGMVIIEEIDNGVHPSRAEVLLKNIKETAKRRNLTVLLSTHNPALMDAVPSNAIQDVVFCYRDKKDGASKLTSLKEVPDYPELIIQGSLGDLVTKETLSRFVKSQESSDKKVEKALKWLESIK, encoded by the coding sequence ATGATCCAGTCCTTTAAAATAAAGAACTTTAAAAGCTATCGTGAAGCGGAATTGAAGCTGGCACCATTGACTGTTATGATCGGTGCCAATGCCTCAGGGAAAAGTAACGCCATTGAGGCTGTGCGTTTTTTAAGCTGGATAGCACAAGGACAAAAACTTTCAAGTTTACAATTTGAGGTAAATAAAAATGATACAGTTATCAGGGGCAAAACCGGAGATTTGATACATAAGGGCTCGTCCTTCTTTTCTATTGGCTGTACAATTTGTGACAATAAAGAAGGTCAATTATGGGATTTAAATATTGATTTGGATATTCGTGATAAAAAAGAAATCCACATATCCAATGAGTCAATGGAGAATAAAAGCAAAGGTGAAGTTTTATACAATACTATAAGGCCTACCAATAGTATGGCCACGGATATTTCGGTAGCTTATAACAATTTCGCAAGAGGAGGTAAAAAACCTCAGGTAATCTGCTCAGACCAGCTTGGTATATTTACCCAGCTTACACGTATCGGGGTATTTGCTCCAAGCCATAAAACTTCACGGTTAAAAATTCCACACGTCACTCAATTAACAGAAAGCCTACTTAAATCTATTCTATTTTTAGACCCATCCCCTCAGTCCATGCGTGAATATAGTTTTATTGATAGCAATGGGCTCTTAGGAAATGGAAGTAATATTTCAGCTGTACTTTTTCAACTCATGGAAAAGAACTCGGATAATAGAGTTTTCTTACTGGATTTTATTAAAAGCCTTCCGGAACAGGATATTTCTGATATAGGGTTTTTGAAAGGACCAAGAGGAGAAGTTATGCTTACTTTGACAGAGACTTTTGGGGGATATCGACGAGAAATTGACGCGGGAAACTTATCAGACGGAACACTTCGAGTATTGGCTATCGGAGCTGCTTTGCTGTCCGCTCCAGAAAATGGAATGGTCATCATTGAAGAAATTGATAACGGAGTACATCCTAGCAGAGCTGAAGTACTTTTAAAAAACATCAAGGAAACTGCTAAACGGAGGAATTTGACTGTTTTACTGAGTACTCATAATCCTGCATTAATGGATGCTGTTCCTTCAAATGCAATACAAGATGTGGTCTTTTGCTATAGGGACAAAAAAGACGGAGCATCTAAGCTTACCTCCCTTAAGGAAGTACCTGATTATCCAGAGCTCATCATTCAAGGAAGCCTTGGAGATTTGGTTACCAAAGAAACTTTATCCCGTTTTGTAAAGAGCCAAGAAAGCTCTGATAAAAAAGTCGAAAAAGCTCTCAAATGGCTGGAATCTATAAAATAA
- a CDS encoding pyridoxal-dependent decarboxylase, with the protein MFWKKLSHEEVKKAVFEALDQNHNYRGEYPALGVPGTYLDTTEFYHDAPFLKDAPFMSVMVRNPNHIGIHTLSEESVLDLFQGTQKIERELINLVAEEVFTGEKGQQDGYVATGGTEANIQAMWVYRNFFKAEFGAKTEEIAVVYSSDSHYSMPKGANLLNLHNIILDVDEETRQITQESLENSIAEAKENGINYFIVISNLSTTMFGSVDDVNRLGDFFTNANVTFRIHVDAAYGGFIYPFTDEESAYTFKNPYITSFASDGHKMLQTPYGTGLFLIRKGYIHHVCTEEAQYIPGKDYTLCGSRSGANAVSMWMILKIHGSEGWKYKMASLCDRTERICTRLDRMGVKYFRNPHLNIITIKSEFVSPRIAKKYNLVADSYEFTPKWYKIVVMHHVRQGILDSFLMDLEGELVSKN; encoded by the coding sequence ATGTTCTGGAAAAAATTATCGCACGAAGAAGTAAAAAAAGCCGTATTTGAGGCATTAGATCAAAATCATAACTATAGAGGAGAATATCCTGCACTCGGTGTGCCGGGGACTTATTTGGACACGACGGAATTCTATCATGACGCACCGTTTCTGAAAGATGCGCCTTTCATGTCTGTCATGGTCCGAAACCCCAACCATATCGGGATCCACACCTTGAGTGAGGAATCTGTACTTGACCTGTTTCAGGGCACCCAAAAAATCGAGCGGGAGCTGATCAACTTGGTAGCTGAGGAAGTCTTTACCGGGGAAAAAGGCCAACAGGATGGCTATGTGGCCACAGGAGGTACGGAAGCCAATATCCAGGCCATGTGGGTCTACCGTAATTTCTTCAAAGCAGAATTCGGTGCCAAGACAGAAGAAATCGCCGTGGTATACTCCAGCGATTCACACTATTCCATGCCCAAAGGTGCCAACCTGCTCAACCTCCACAATATCATCCTGGATGTGGATGAGGAGACGCGCCAGATTACCCAAGAGTCCCTGGAAAACAGTATCGCTGAAGCAAAGGAAAATGGCATTAACTATTTCATCGTCATTTCCAACCTCTCCACGACCATGTTTGGTTCCGTGGATGATGTCAACCGCCTGGGCGATTTCTTCACCAATGCCAATGTGACGTTCAGAATTCACGTGGACGCCGCCTATGGGGGGTTTATCTATCCCTTTACTGATGAAGAAAGTGCTTATACGTTTAAAAATCCATATATCACTTCATTTGCCAGTGATGGCCATAAAATGCTCCAAACGCCGTATGGCACAGGGCTGTTTTTGATCCGGAAGGGGTATATCCATCACGTGTGCACGGAGGAAGCTCAGTACATTCCCGGGAAGGACTACACGCTATGTGGGTCCAGGTCAGGAGCCAATGCCGTGTCCATGTGGATGATCCTAAAAATCCACGGTTCTGAAGGATGGAAATATAAAATGGCCTCGCTCTGTGACCGTACCGAAAGGATCTGTACCAGACTGGACCGGATGGGCGTGAAATACTTCCGAAACCCGCACTTGAACATCATTACCATCAAATCTGAATTTGTGTCGCCTAGAATAGCCAAGAAGTACAATCTCGTGGCGGACAGCTATGAGTTTACCCCAAAGTGGTATAAAATCGTAGTCATGCACCACGTTAGGCAAGGTATCTTGGACAGCTTCCTGATGGACCTGGAAGGGGAATTGGTAAGCAAAAACTAA
- a CDS encoding LytR/AlgR family response regulator transcription factor — MKEERILVVEDDPDIAENIEEILELLGYVNIDIANSANQAIKVIKKYRPDLVFMDIKLKGDKDGIELGEIIQQMVDAPIVYVTSYSDPSIIERAKRIHPAGFIVKPFNTNDIHAIVEIVLYNRRNQSASSDSPKPSAESPYLVADAVYIKSDNAYERVDYGDIYYVEANGNMVSIFTKSKTYTIRKSMKEMEEKLPSSLFLRVQKSYIVQLAQIASFSTKEINLKDGAVVQVGRQYYNSFLAKLNTITES; from the coding sequence ATGAAAGAAGAAAGAATACTGGTTGTAGAGGATGATCCGGATATTGCAGAAAATATAGAGGAGATCCTCGAACTTTTAGGTTACGTAAATATTGATATTGCTAATTCCGCCAATCAGGCCATCAAGGTGATCAAGAAATACCGGCCTGATCTGGTATTTATGGACATCAAACTAAAGGGTGACAAGGATGGCATTGAGCTAGGAGAGATCATTCAGCAAATGGTGGACGCACCAATTGTTTATGTTACTTCTTACAGTGACCCATCCATCATTGAGCGGGCAAAACGTATTCATCCAGCAGGTTTTATCGTAAAGCCGTTTAATACCAATGACATTCATGCGATCGTGGAAATCGTCCTTTATAATAGAAGGAACCAAAGTGCCAGCTCCGACAGCCCAAAACCTAGTGCGGAAAGCCCATACTTGGTCGCTGATGCGGTTTATATCAAATCCGACAATGCTTATGAGCGGGTGGATTATGGTGATATTTACTATGTGGAGGCCAACGGAAACATGGTGTCCATTTTTACCAAAAGCAAGACTTATACCATTCGCAAATCCATGAAAGAAATGGAGGAAAAACTTCCTTCCAGTCTCTTCCTGCGGGTGCAAAAATCGTATATTGTCCAGCTTGCCCAAATCGCCAGCTTCAGCACTAAGGAAATAAACCTTAAGGACGGAGCCGTGGTACAGGTAGGTCGCCAATACTACAATAGCTTCTTGGCAAAGCTCAATACCATTACGGAGAGTTAA
- a CDS encoding PhoH family protein, protein MPRAKKNESDRKIFVLDTSVILYAHNSIMNFAEHDVVIPITVLEELDQFKKGNDSKNFEAREFIRLLDKLSKDKMIHKWTPLNGKTKGNFKVMMTTHDSTGKTDLQNANTIFGEEKNDHKILNAALDLKNSENGRKVILVSKDINLRLKAKSLDIQAEDYETGKIKNITELESTGKDILEGIDPDVINQLYDSHSIEAKKVLGTRKRKTNTYYILKSEKNSVLAYYNGEENTIERVDKKLAYHIKPKNAEQTFALHAITNPNIKLVSVQGVAGTGKTLLALAGALEQRRDYKQIFLARPIVPLSNKDIGYLPGDIKSKLNPYMEPLWDNLKFIQNQFKESDKEYQKITEMVNQEKLVIQPLAYIRGRSLSNIFFIVDEAQNLTPHEIKTIISRAGENTKIVFTGDVYQIDTPYLDSQSNGLSYLIDRVKEHPLYAHIKLEKGERSELANLANELL, encoded by the coding sequence ATGCCAAGAGCTAAAAAAAATGAAAGTGACCGTAAGATCTTTGTTTTGGACACCTCGGTCATTCTTTATGCCCACAATTCCATTATGAACTTTGCCGAACACGACGTAGTGATTCCGATCACGGTATTGGAAGAACTGGATCAGTTCAAGAAAGGCAATGATTCCAAAAATTTCGAGGCGAGAGAGTTTATTCGATTACTGGACAAGCTTTCCAAGGACAAAATGATCCACAAGTGGACACCACTGAACGGGAAGACCAAGGGAAATTTCAAGGTCATGATGACCACCCATGACAGTACTGGCAAAACTGATCTTCAAAATGCCAATACGATTTTTGGGGAGGAAAAAAATGATCATAAAATCCTAAACGCTGCCCTTGACTTGAAAAACAGTGAAAATGGCCGCAAAGTCATCCTGGTAAGCAAGGACATTAACCTCCGCCTGAAAGCAAAATCCCTGGATATCCAGGCGGAAGATTACGAAACGGGCAAAATCAAAAATATCACCGAACTGGAAAGTACCGGCAAGGATATCCTTGAAGGCATCGATCCAGATGTAATCAATCAGTTATATGATAGCCATTCCATAGAGGCCAAGAAAGTACTGGGTACACGCAAGCGCAAGACCAATACTTATTATATTCTAAAAAGCGAAAAAAATTCAGTATTGGCGTACTATAATGGTGAGGAAAACACCATCGAGCGGGTAGATAAGAAATTGGCCTACCATATCAAGCCCAAAAATGCCGAGCAGACATTTGCCCTACATGCCATCACCAATCCCAATATCAAATTGGTATCAGTGCAGGGTGTGGCCGGTACCGGTAAGACATTGCTGGCTTTGGCGGGTGCCTTGGAGCAAAGAAGAGACTATAAGCAGATATTCTTGGCCAGACCGATCGTGCCTTTGAGCAATAAGGACATTGGTTACTTGCCCGGGGACATCAAATCTAAGCTTAACCCGTATATGGAACCCCTCTGGGACAACTTAAAATTTATCCAGAACCAGTTCAAGGAATCCGATAAGGAATATCAGAAGATCACAGAAATGGTCAACCAGGAAAAGCTGGTCATACAGCCTTTGGCATACATTCGGGGAAGATCGCTGTCCAATATTTTCTTTATCGTGGACGAGGCCCAAAACCTAACTCCCCATGAAATCAAGACTATTATCAGTCGAGCAGGAGAAAACACCAAAATCGTCTTTACTGGGGACGTTTATCAGATCGACACACCTTATCTGGACAGCCAGAGTAACGGTCTGTCTTACCTTATCGACCGCGTCAAAGAGCACCCGCTTTACGCCCACATCAAACTGGAAAAAGGAGAGCGCTCTGAACTCGCCAATCTGGCCAATGAGCTGCTTTAG